A window from Salvia miltiorrhiza cultivar Shanhuang (shh) chromosome 2, IMPLAD_Smil_shh, whole genome shotgun sequence encodes these proteins:
- the LOC131012227 gene encoding uncharacterized protein LOC131012227 has protein sequence MASSSNEMGYRRPETINRPGTQISSYYKTSYLSLVPEQLREIGGDALETTFRQGCFGHLLDWDPGNRCNMALHHIVSRSLLDCDDVMWFYINGRKVCLDHAAFALVTGLPFGPHRFDPTATHNLKNCVAYTRVCGGQRLSVQELANIFFERWTEIVDPDGSIALRVAHLLVLHAFVLGVDLPRPVEIWTWALVEDLSEFSTFPWGAAAYNRLNYRMRKMSKEWKYHFYGPSWALYTWGLEVVPGLGRAVAIHNAGILPRFKRWTFRSKIKEDLQPLFESPENGLYELQPEQQEATTHWWLSVANDGDVQFPGPGVFGQRHPRADMSGGDRSEASIQRAPRRRSSRREDRGKRQRPQVVSSSSSSGQRDQSGGDDRPVTSGRRSQSQRRPRYGGESSAAHGPSGLSEQEWQRMEQMVRESEGRVARRVEEGLFTRLKNWAEETFGCMRCRCSHSTDVRQPMPAPRPQSDRRREPEPEAEPETEPEHEDAPSQQRSPARDAGHSGSDDYQTPPGPHTGFGVPTTFGAGLQLTPYLGPRYSYTEQPSSSAHPFEPPRSSLPILAEAGYSQEEMERLWQQFSGGASASGATPAIPLSVCPPPPEDAQLRRSYRERQPSAALRSPYVHSNEPKPVDNKYIQGFTRMAERLRGGNYRKLVVTESGHPIKRQFWVTLMNRTKELEPEHVDAYMMTLRHRLVSGTDLLQDIDDRSHIILDAEFFTYLDREYNELMANARRMFSSPSEQRFINSEAIVMGWQPHANRMYSVYGRGTSSSQGDWMDAIAVIVPVFVLQRFVICSIDMLTGKCRVFDPNLYRILAQERHDMLRALAPLGLLFYRVLEVSLWFERTRIVENPRQNLEWRQLQIEYADPAEQFSQADRWSSGVFACMAVERLIADSPSLSWGNDHVQEYRHKIGSAIFEFCTTPNTL, from the exons atggcttcttcttcaaacgAA ATGGGTTATCGGAGGCCCGAAACAATAAATCGCCCCGGGACGCAGATCAGTTCTTACTACAAGACCAGTTATTTGTCCCTTGTACCCGAGCAACTGAGGGAAATTGGGGGCGACGCACTGGAGACCACGTTCAGGCAGGGTTGCTTTGGACATTTGTTGGATTGGGATCCGGGCAACAGGTGCAACATGGCATTGCACCATATTGTCTCTCGTTCTTTGCTGGATTGTGACGATGTGATGTGGTTCTACATCAACGGCAGGAAGGTTTGCCTTGATCACGCCGCATTCGCTCTTGTGACCGGATTGCCATTTGGGCCACATCGTTTCGATCCAACAGCAACCCACAATTTGAAGAATTGTGTAGCCTACACACGAGTTTGTGGCGGGCAGCGCTTGTCAGTTCAGGAGTTGGCAAACATTTTTTTCGAGAGGTGGACGGAGATTGTCGACCCCGACGGCTCGATAGCACTGCGTGTGGCCCACCtgttggtgctacacgcatttGTTTTGGGCGTGGATTTGCCACGACCCGTGGAGATCTGGACGTGGGCTTTGGTGGAGGACTTGTCGGAGTTCTCCACATTTCCTTGGGGTGCAGCGGCATATAATCGCTTGAACTACAGGATGAGGAAGATGTCGAAAGAATGGAAGTACCACTTCTATGGGCCTTCTTGGGCTCTATATACTTGGGGTCTTGAGGTTGTTCCCGGCTTGGGCAGAGCCGTCGCTATACATAATGCCGGGATATTACCTAGATTCAAGAGGTGGACCTTCAGGAGTAAAATCAAGGAAGATTTGCAGCCCCTATTTGAGTCACCG gAGAACGGGCTTTATGAGTTGCAGCCCGAACAGCAGGAGGCGACGACGCACTGGTGGCTATCGGTCGCGAATGACGGAGATGTCCAGTTTCCAGGTCCGGGCGTCTTCGGCCAGAGGCATCCTCGAGCGGACATGAGTGGTGGGGACCGCTCTGAGGCATCTATTCAGAGGGCACCCCGACGTCGCAGTTCAAGGCGCGAAGATCGGGGAAAGCGGCAGAGACCACAGGTGGTTTCGTCCTCGTCGAGCAGTGGCCAGCGGGATCAGAGTGGCGGCGACGATCGCCCCGTGACTTCCGGGCGGAGGTCACAGAGTCAAAGGAGGCCCAGATACGGGGGAGAGAGCAGTGCTGCTCATGGGCCTTCTGGTTTGAGCGAGCAGGAGTGGCAGCGCATGGAACAGATGGTGCGCGAGAGTGAGGGCCGGGTGGCGAGGCGTGTGGAGGAGGGCCTATTCACGAGGCTGAAGAATTGGGCCGAGGAGACCTTTGGGTGTATGCGTTGCCGATGCTCGCATAGCACCGATGTACGTCAGCCCATGCCTGCTCCAAGACCTCAATCGGACAGGCGACGTGAGCCCGAGCCCGAGGCCGAGCCCGAGACCGAGCCCGAGCACGAGGATGCGCCATCGCAGCAGAGGTCTCCTGCTAGGGACGCGGGTCACTCCGGCAGTGATGATTATCAAACCCCACCGGGCCCGCATACTGGTTTTGGTGTGCCCACGACTTTTGGGGCTGGCCTACAGTTGACCCCATATCTGGGGCCACGCTACTCGTACACTGAGCAGCCCTCGAGCTCAGCACACCCATTCGAGCCGCCTCGTTCTTCGCTGCCGATTCTGGCCGAGGCTGGATATTCTCAGGAAGAGATGGAGCGTTTATGGCAGCAGTTTAGTGGG GGAGCTTCTGCTTCTGGGGCAACACCTGCCATTCCCCTCAGTGTTTGTCCACCACCACCAGAGGATGCGCAACTGCGCCGAAGCTACCGTGAGCGGCAGCCTTCGGCTGCGCTGAGATCCCCATACGTTCACAGCAACGAGCCGAAACCCGTCGACAACAAGTATATTCAGGGATTTACTCGTATGGCGGAGCGTCTCCGTGGTGGGAACTACAGGAAGTTGGTGGTGACAGAGAGTGGGCACCCGATCAAGAGGCAGTTTTGGGTGACTCTCATGAACAGGACTAAAGAGCTCGAGCCCGAG CATGTAGATGCGTACATGATGACGCTGAGGCATAGGCTGGTGAGCGGTACAGACCTGCTTCAGGACATCGATGACAGGAGCCATATCATATTGGATGCGGAATTCTTC ACTTATTTGGATAGAGAATACAATGAGCTTATGGCGAATGCGCGCCGTATGTTTAGCTCTCCTTCAGAGCAGCGTTTTATAAACTCTGAGGCAATTGTGATGGGGTGGCAGCCGCACGCCAACCGTATGTATTCAGTGTATGGCAGGGGTACCTCATCGAGTCAGGGAGATTGGATGGATGCCATTGCG GTCATTGTTCCTGTGTTTGTCCTTCAGCGTTTCGTTATCTGTAGCATTGATATGCTCACGGGTAAATGCCGCGTCTTTGATCCGAACTTGTATCGGATCCTGGCACAGGAACGCCACGACATGCTGCGCGCTCTTGCTCCTTTGGGCCTCCTTTTCTACCGGGTGCTTGAGGTGTCCCTTTGGTTCGAGCGGACACGCATTGTGGAGAACCCGAGACAGAATCTCGAATGGCGTCAGCTCCAGATCGAGTATGCCGATCCTGCCGAGCAGTTCTCACAGGCTGACCGATGGAGCTCTGGTGTTTTCGCGTGCATGGCTGTAGAGCGTTTGATCGCAGACTCGCCGAGCCTGTCATGGGGCAATGACCATGTTCAGGAGTATAGGCACAAGATAGGCAGTGCCATCTTTGAGTTCTGCACGACCCCCAATACACTTTGA
- the LOC131012228 gene encoding uncharacterized protein LOC131012228, whose amino-acid sequence MEFVRYIYVRYNGLVDGIHYVGGDTEVLPLVNETIESLMCSVNNIMRTHSLSSSYQLYYLATNLFGREMKCGLATDDDVEALLATADYPMVYVEHYNGPIVEEAYIPTFNFAEPSGHVDEAQCSQYETPYYHHTSFHGVQSSPPRQYFNWDGQPLDESAWNQTERLNEVCGRLNDVRTDDEPEHEAEGSVASGDDDDSDDEEFDPALEVGTASDASEDLLDDDLIDFTETERAGWIRQPTAETGDLTNWLVPLIPVDASASLVARESDPSRVDDLQKNSFYNSKDDLIIAVGLWNMKRSTETKVVRSDPGRVYFSCKHSDNCNFDLRASVHGRGMWRVHKLKEHSCEGDLRTAKKIKAHSKVVAAFVANRIRDDGEVIKPKSIMAELVRDFGIKIKYDVALRARNLGMDMIYGRVDDSFLLLPRYLYALKEANPGTVYDLDVDVDCRFKHLFVALWASISPFYFHLRPVIVVDGTHLKGKNSGILFVAVTKDGNEAVFPLAIGVGPIENDESWKWFMSHLRGACGEPDNLLIVSDAHVSIANAVKSEFPNATHGICYYHLLNKMKGYGPGVAELFRQAAYAYEQSDYTRAMSAMAALKPKAYEKLLRVGPEKWARSQCPVSRYSFLTSNAAESFNARLLWARRLPICSMLEAVRLVVEQWFNDRLAAAQESDENLTPEAKQKLSAELVKSRRYTAKRTTERKYRVRASGRHYMVDLQKQSCECNEFNEDQMPCSHAIAAITEANESVEDYVHSYYWNSSLVDTYSGDVNHLPPIENWNIPFRIASQLILPNLSRRQAGRPKETRVRSAGERPTQNTSTAEASTSSKKRAPKTCGLCGGSGHTRRSCKGTATDA is encoded by the exons atggaattcgttagatacatatatgtgagatacaacggacTCGTCGATGGTATACACTATGTTGGTGGGGATACAGAGGTCCTTCCCCTCGTCAACGAAACTATTGAGAGCCTGATGTGCAGCGTCAACAATATTATGAGGACGCATTCGTTGAGCTCGAGCtaccaattgtattatttggcgaccaatctaTTTGGTAGGGAGATGAAATGTGGCTTGGCCACAGACGATGACGTGGAAGCCTTGTTGGCAACTGCCGActatcccatggtgtacgttgagcactACAACGGTCCGATTGTAGAAGAAGCCTACATCCCTACTTTTAATTTTGCTGAACCTTCGGGACACGTAGATGAAGCACAATGCAGTCAGTATGAGACGCCGTATTATCATCATACGTCGTTTCATGGTGTCCAGAGCTCGCCTCCACGACAATATTTTAATTGGGATGGACAACCGCTAGACGAATCTGCATGGAATCAAACCGAAAGGCTTAATGAAGTATGTGGGAGATTGAACGATGTGCGGACAGATGATGAACCTGAGCACGAAGCTGAAGGCTCGGTTGCATCAGGAGACGATGATGATTCTGATGACGAAGAATTTGACCCTGCGCTGGAGGTGGGCACTGCTTCTGatgcctctgaggatttattagacgacGATCTAATTGATTTCACGGAgaccgagcgagcaggttggatccgacaaCCGACAGCCGAGACCGGTgatctaactaattggttagttcccttgattccagtggacgcctCGGCTTCGCTggttgctcgcgagagtgaccCTTCTAGAGTTGATGATCTGCAGAAGAATTCTTTTTACAACAGCAAAGACGACCTGATCATTGCTGTTGGTTTGTGGAACATGAAGCGAAGCACTGAGACAAAAGTTGTCCGCTCAGATCCGGGACGAGTCTATTTCTCGTGCAAGCACTCTGACAACTGCAATTTCGATCTTCGTGCGTCTGTTCACGGCCGAGGGATGTGGAGAGTGCATAAGTTGAAAGAGCATTCATGCGAAGGGGACTTGCGCACAGCTAAAAAAATCAAGGCGCACTCGAAGGTGGTGGCAGCGTTTGTGGCAAACAGAATACGCGATGATggagaggtcattaagccgaaatcCATCATGGCTGAGTTAGTACGCGATTTcggcatcaaaatcaaatatgatgtcgcgctgcgtgcaagaaatctcgGGATGGATATGATATACGGTCGAGTTGATGATTCGTTCCTCCTGCTCCCAAGATATCTGTATGCCCTGAAGGAAGCGAATCCTGGCACCGTATATGATTTGGACGTAGATGTAGACTGCCGGTTCAAACATTTGTTTGTTGCTCTGTGGGCTTCCATCTCACCTTTCTACTTTCACCTTCGACCAGTGATTGTGGTTGACGGCACACACCTGAAGGGCAAAAATAGTGGCATTTTGTTTGTCGCCGTGACAAAAGACGGAAACGAGGCAGTTTTTCCCTTGGCGATCGGTGTCGgtccgatcgagaatgatgagtcgTGGAAGTGGTTTATGTCACATCTGAGAGGTGCTTGCGGCGAGCCCGATAACTTACTTATTGTATctgatgcgcatgtctccatcgctaatgctgtgaagagcgagtttccaaatgctactcacggtATTTGCTACTACCACTTGTTGAACAAGATGAAGGGTTACGGGCCCGGTGTTGCTGAGCTTTTCCGCCAGGCTGCATACGCCTACGAGCAATCAGATTACACGCGTGCAATGTCAGCCATGGCTGCTCTGAAGCCAAAGGCGTACGAGAAGTTGTTGCGCGTAGGCCCGgagaagtgggcacgatcacaaTGTCCTGTGTCCCGTTACAGTTTCCTTACATCCAATGCCGCCGAGAGTTTTAATGCACGTTTGCTGTGGGCCAGGCGTCTTCCAATCTGCTCGATGTTGGAGGCAGTCAGATTAGTTGTCGAGCAGTGGTTCAACGACAGGCTTGCGGCCGCACAAGAGAGCGATGAAAATCTGACTCCGGAGGCAAAACAGAAGCTCAGTGCAGAACTTGTAAAAAGTCGTCGTTACACAGCCAAGAGGACCACCGAGAGAAAATACAGGGTTCGTGCTAGTGGTCGCCATTATATGGTTGACCTTCAAAAGCAGAGCTGTGAATGCAACGAATTCAACGAGGACCAGATgccgtgttctcatgcgatTGCAGCCATTAC TGAGGCGAACGAGTCAGTGGAGGATTACGTGCACTCTTACTACTGGAACAGTTCACTAGTTGACACATACTCTGGTGACGTTAACCACTTGCCTCCCATAGAGAATTGGAATATTCCTTTCCGAATTGCATCTCAGCTTATTTTACCAAATCTCTCTCGGCGACAAGCTGGTCGTCCAAAGGAAACTCGAGTTCGATCCGCAGGTGAAAGACCGACTCAAAACACATCAACAGCGGAGGCATCAACTAGTAGCAAGAAACGAGCACCCAAAACGTGTGGTCTATGTGGCGGGTCTGGTCACACACGTCGATCGTGCAAGGGTACGGCCACCGATGCGTAG